AGAGGGATTCCAGGGTGCGGGACGGGTCGAGGTCGGACGCCTCGTGACCGACGAGGAGCTGGTCGCCGACGAGGAAGATGTCGGCTTCGACGCTGCCGAAGCGGTGGTCGAGGGCGTCGAGCAGGGGGCGTGGGTGCGCGTAGTCGTTGTGGGCGTGGGCCCGCCACAGCGGGCGGGGCCGCCGGCGGCGGTCACCGGCCGGCGCGTCGCTCGCGGCCCGTACGTCACTCACGTCCCGTATATCACTCGCGGGCAGGGCGTCGTTCGCGGGCAGGGTGCCGTTCGCGGCCGGTGACTCGCTCGCCGGACGGGCGAGGGTGCCCGCGAGGGCGACGCCGAGGGTGGTGAGGGCTCCGCGACGGGTGGTGAGGGTCATGCACTGCCTCCCTGGGGGTGATGGGGACCGGGGAGAGTATGCGTGCGGGGGTGCCTCAACGGAGCCTTCGCGGCGGCGAGTTGGCGCGCTGTTCACTTCCTGTGCGCAAAAGGCCCGCCCCGGGTGGGGCGGGCTTCGCCGGACACGGGTGGGTGTCAGGGGGCCTGGAGATCGACCAGCGCGGACAGCGCCTCGCGGTGGGCGCCCGCCGTGCCGTAGGCGATCGAGTCCGCCTTGGCCCGCTTCAGGTACAGGTGGACCGGGTGTTCCCAGGTCATGCCGATCCCGCCGTGCAGTTGCAGCGCCTCCTCGGTGGCGCGTACGGCGACGGGGGCGGCGTAGGCCTGGGCGACGGCCACCGTGACGTCGGTGTCCTGGCCCGTGGAGAGGGCGTCGGCGGCGGCGCGGGCGGCGGCCCGCAGGTGGACCACCTCCAGCCACAGCCGGGCCAGCCGGTGCTTGAGCGCCTGGAAGCCGCCGACCGGCCGGTTGAACTGCTTGCGCTCCTTCAGGTAGCGGACCGTCTCCGCCAACGCCCAGTCGGCCACTCCCAGTTGCTCGGATGCGAGCAGTCCGGCGGCGGCGCGCAGGGCCCGGCGCACGGCCGGCTCGGTGTCCCCGACGCGGCGGCCGGGGGCACCGGCCAGCCGTACGGTGGCCAGCGGCCGGGTCAGGTCCAGGGAGATCCGGGGCAGGACCGTCACGGCGTCGGCGGCGACGGCGTACAGGCCGCCGTCGTCGGCCGGGACGAGCAGCACGTCGGCGACGGCCGCGTCCGCGATGCCGGTCAGCTCGCCGTGCAGGGTGCCGTTCTCCAGTCGTACGGTCTCGACGCCGGTGGCCGGGCCGGTGTGCAGGCCGACCGCCAGGGCGCCGATGGTGCGCCCGGAGGCCAGCCGGCTCAGCAGTTCGCCGTCGCCGCAGGCGAGCAGCGCCTCGGTGGCCACGACGGCGCTGGTCAGGTAGGGCACGGGGGCGACGGCCCGGCCCAGTTCCTCCAGGACGACGGCCGCCTCGCGGTGGGACGCTCCCTGGCCGCCCTGCTCCTCGGGCACCAGGAGGCCGGCCAGGCCCATGTCCTCGGCGAGCGACTTCCACAGGGCCCGGCCGTGGGGCGCGTCCGACTCCGTGCGGGCGAGCACGCCGGCCGGCGGGCAGTGGTCCGTGAGCAGGTCGCGGACGGCGGCGCGCAGCGCCTCTTCCTCCTCGGAGTACAGCAGGTCCGTCATCGGGCGAGGTCCTTCCAGGCGACGTCCTTGTCGGTGCGCGGTTCGGCGGGCAGGCCCAGGACGCGCTCGGCCACGATGTTCAGCAGCACCTCGCTGGTGCCGCCCTCGATGCTGTTGCCCTTGGAACGCAGATAGCGGTAACCGGCGTCACGGCCGGTGAAGTCGACGTGTTCGGGGCGGCGCAAGGTCCAGTCGTCGTACAACAGGCCCTCCTCGCCGCGCAGTTCGACTTCCAGGCCGCTGATCTCCTGGTTGAGGCGGGCGAAGGCGAGCTTCATGCCGGCGCCCTCGGGTCCGGGCTGGCCGGCGGCGAGCTGCTGGCGCAGCCGCTCGCCGGTGAACCGGGCCACCTCGGCCTCCACCCACAGCGTCAGCAGCCGCTGGTGCAGGTCGTGGGTGCGCAGTTCCGGGCGTTCGCGCCAGGTCTTCGCGACGGGGCCGATCATGCCGCCCTCGCGGGGCTGGGCCATGCCGCCGATGGCGACGCGCTCGTTGTTGAGGGTGGTCTGGGCGACTCGCCAGCCGTCGCCGACCGCGCCGAGGCGGCGGCTGTCGGGGATGCGGACGCCGGTGAGGAAGACCTCGTTGAACTCGGCCTCGCCGGTGATCTGGCGCAGCGGCCGGACCTCCACGCCCGGGTCGGTCATGTCGCAGACGAAGTAGGTGATGCCCTGGTGCTTGGGCACGTCCGGGTCGGTGCGGGCGATGAGGATGGCCCAGCGGGCGAGGTGGGCGCTGGAGGTCCACACCTTCTGCCCGTTGACCACCCAGGTGTCGCCCTCACGGACCGCCCGGGTGCCGAGCGCGGCCAGGTCGGAGCCGGCGCCGGGCTCGCTGAACAGCTGGCACCAGACCTCCTCCCCGGTCCACAGGGGCCGCAGGAAGCGCCGCTTCTGCTCCTCGGTGCCGTAGGCGAGGATGGTCGGCGCGGCCATGCCGAGGCCGATGCCGATGCGCCGGGGGTCGTTGTCGGGGGCGCCCGCGGCCGCCAGCTCGGCGTCCACGACGCCCTGGAGGGAACGCGGGGCGCCGAGGCCGCCGAGGCCCTCGGGGTAGTGCACCCAGGCGAGGCCGGCGTCGAACCGGGCCCGCAGGAAGTCCAGGCGGTCGGTGCTCGCGGGCGGGTGCTGGGCGAGGAACTCCCGGGTGCGCCCGCGCAGTTCTCGGGCGTCGGTCATGCGGCGGCTCCGTTCTCCGGTACGACGGCGATCCGGCCGGTGGTCACCCCGTCGGCGACCCGTTGCACGGCGCCGGCCGCGCCGGCGAGCGGCACCCGCTCGCTGACCAGCGGCTTGACGGCGCCCCGGGCGGCCAGCTCGGTGAGCTGTTCGTGGCAGTGCCGGACCAGTGCCGGGTTCTTGGTGTTGTACAGGCCCCAGTGCAGGCCGAGGATGGAGTAGTTCTTCACCAGGGCGTGGTTGAGGGCGGGGGCGGGGATGGTGCCGCCGGCGAAGCCCACGACGACGATCCGGCCCTCGAAGGCGACGACCTTGGTGGACTGGGTGTATGCCTCGCCGCCGACCGGGTCGTAGATCACGTCGGCGCCCCGGCCGCCGGTGGCCTCCTTCACGGCGGCGACGACGTCCTCGGCGCGCCGGTCGACCACCACGTCACAGCCCAGTTCCCGGGCGACGGCGGCCTTCTTCTCGCCGCCCACGACACCGATCACGGTGGCGCCGGCCGCCTTGCCGAGCTGGACGGCGGCGCTGCCCACGCCCCCGGCGGCGGCGTGCACGAGCAGGGTCTCGCCCGCCTCCAGCCGGGCGCGCCGGTGCAGGCCGAACCAGCCGGTCTGGTAGCCGATGTGCAGGGCGGCGGCCTCGGCGTCGTCCAGCGGGTCCGGCGCGGGGAGCAGGGCGCGGGCGTCGGCGACGGCGTACTCGGCGAAACCGCCGTACGGCAGCGCGGGGTTGGCGATCACCCGGCGGCCGTCCTCGGTCTCGCCGCAGATCTCCACGCCGGGCGTGAAGGGCAGTGGCGGGCGCACCTGGTACTGGCCCCGGCACAGCAGCGCGTCGGGGAAGTTGACGTTGGCCGCGCGCACCCTGAGCAGTACCTGGCCGTCACCGGGCGTGGGCCGCTCGGTCTCCGCCAGGCGCATCACCTCGCTCGGCTCGCCGTTCTCGTGCACTTGCCATGCCTGCATGCGGGGCCTCCACGGGACTGCTTCGTCTGACCGGGTCCGACCGCATACTAAGCGGTCGCTTGCCGATCAGGGAACAGCCGACGGGCCCCGGACTCCGAGCGGACGTCACAGGGCAGCAGCGCACGCGCGACGCGGACGTCACAGGGGGGGGCGGCAGCCCAGCACGCGACGCGCACGCCACGGGAGTGGCAGCCCCGCACGCGACGCGCACGCCACGGGAGTGGCAGCCCCGCACGCGACGCGCACGTCAGGAACGGGCCGGCCGCGCCCGTACGTGCATCCGCTCCCCCTGCGGCCCGAACAGGCTCAGGAACTCCACCGGCCCGTCCCCCGCCGGCCCGAACCAGTGCGGCACCCGGGTGTCGAACTCGGCCGCCTCGCCCGGCGAGAGCACCACGTCGTGCTGTCCGAGCACCAGCCGCAGCCGCCCGGCCAGCACGTACAGCCATTCGTAGCCCTCGTGGGTGCGCGGGTCGGGCTCGGCGCCGCGCTGCGGTTCGACCACCTTGTAGGCCTGGAGCCCGCCGGGCTGCCGGGTCAGCGGATACAGGGTGCGCCCGTGCCGGGTGATCGGCCGGGCCCGCACCCGGGGGTCGCCGACCGGCGGGGCCCCGACCAGTTCGTCCAGCGGGACCTGGTGGGCCTGGGCGATGGGCAGCAGCAGTTCCAGGCTGGGCTTGCGCAGGCCGGACTCCAGCCGGGACAGGGTGCTGACGGAGATGCCGGTGGCCTCCGACAGCGCCGCCAGGGTCACCTCCCGCTCCTTGCGGAGCCGCCGCAGCCGGGGGCCGACCTCGGCAAGAACGTCGTCGGTACTCATGGTCTCATTGCAGGTTCGGCAAAGATGTTTGTCAATACCGCACGACTTGGGCGACGGTCGGGGCGGAGGTGGTCACCATGACCGAGAACTACGAAGTGGTCGTCGTCGGCGGCGGGGCGGCCGGGCTGTCCGCCGCGCTGGTGCTGGGCCGGTCCCGGCGCCGCACCCTGGTGGTCGACGCGGGCGAGCCGCGCAACGCGCCGTCCGCGCACATGCAGGGGTACCTCTCCCGGGACGGCATGTCCCCGGCCGAGTTCCTGGCGGTCGGGCGCGCGGAGATCGCCCGGTACGGCGTGGAGCTCGTCGAAGGCCGGGTGGTGGACGCGAGGAGGGACACGGACTTCACCGTCGTCCTGGCCGGGGGCCGGGCGGTGCGGGCCCGGCGGCTGGTGATCGCGACCGGCCTGCGCGACGAGCTGCCGCCGGTCCCGGGCCTGGCCGGGCGGTTCGGCCGGGACGTGCTGCACTGCCCGTACTGCCACGGCTGGGAAATGCGCGACCTGCCGACCGGGGTGCTCGCCACCTCGCCGCTCAGCGTGCACCAGGCGCTGATGGTCACCCAGTGGTCGAAGGACGTACGGCTCTTCCTGCACCGGGTGGACGAGGCCGAGCTGACCGACCAGGACCTGCGCCGGCTGGCCGCCGCCGGGGTCGGGGTGGTGCCCGGGGAGGTGGCGGAACTGGTGGTCACCGACGACCGGCTCACCGGAGTCCGGCTTTCGGACGGCACGGTGCACGACCGCGCGGTGCTGTACGCCGCCCCGCGCGCCGTCCCGCACAACGATCTGCTGGTCAAGCTGGGCGCGGACATGCGCGAGACCCCGTTCGGCAGCTATCCGGTGATCGACGAACGGGGCCTGACCAGCGTGCCCGGGCTGTGGGCGGCGGGCAACGCGAGCGGGCCCACCGAGCAGGTGGTGAACGCGGCCAGCCGGGGCTACCGGGCGGGCGTGGCGATCAACGCGGAGCTGCTGATGAGCGACCTCGACGAAAGCGCCCCGTAAGGGGTGCGGGGAACCGCGCGACCAGCCACGACGCGACCCGCAGGCGGGAAACCACGCGGCCCGCGGGCGCGGCGGGTCGGCACGGAACCGCTGATGACCGGCCTGGACGCGGCCGTGGGGGTGTGGACCGGGCGCCCCCGGTGCACTCTGGGGACATGCTGCTGACCCGGCTGGCCGAGGTGTCCCGGGAGGTCGCCGCGACGGCGGCGCGGTCCCGCAAGACCGCGCTGCTCGCGCAGTTGTTCCGGGAGGCCGGGCCGGAGGACGTGCCGATCGTCATCCCGTATCTGGCCGGGCGGCTGCCGCAGGGCCGGCTCGGGGTCGGCTGGAAGGTGCTGGGCCGCCCGGTGCCGCCGGCCGCCGAGCCGACGCTCACCGTGCGCGAGGTCGACGCCCGGCTCGGCGAGCTGGGCAAGGTGGCCGGGCCCGGGGCGCAGGCGGAGCGGTCCCGGATCGTCGGCGAGCTGATGGGCGCGGCGACCGAGGCCGAGCAGCGCTTCCTGCTCGGCCTGCTCACCGGGGAGGTCCGCCAGGGCGCGCTGGACGCGGTCGCGGTGGAGGGCCTGGCCCAGGCGACCGGGGCGGATTCGGCGGACGTACGGCGGGCCGTGATGCTCGCCGGGTCGCTCCAGGCGGTGGCCGAGGCGCTGCTCGGCGAGGGGCCGGCGGCGCTGGAGCGGTTCCGGCTCACGGTGGGCCGCCCGGTGCTGCCGATGCTGGCGCACAGCGCGTCGTCGGTCGCGGAGGCGGTGCGGAAGCTGGGCGCCTGCGCGGTGGAGGAGAAGCTGGACGGCATCCGGGTCCAGGTGCACCGGGACGGCGACCGGGTGCGGGTCCACACCCGCACCCTGGACGACATCACCGGCCGGCTGCCCGAAGTCACGGCCGCGGCACTGGAGTTGCCCAGCGAGGGGTTCATCCTGGACGGGGAGGTGATCTCCTTCGACGCGGCGGGGCGACCCCGGTCCTTCCAGGAGACGGCGGGCCGGGTGGGTTCCCGGTCCGACGTGGCGCGGGCGGCCGAGGAGGTCCCGGTCTCCCCCGTCTTCTTCGACGCCCTCGCGGTGGACGGCCGCGACCTGCTCGACCTGCCGTTCGCCGAGCGGCACGCGGAGCTGGCCCGGCTGGTGCCCGAGCCGATGCGGGTGCGGCGCACGCTGGTCGCGGGCCCCGAGGACCTGGCGGAGGCGGAGCGGTTCCTCGCGGACACCCTGGCCCGGGGCCACGAGGGCGTGGTGGTCAAGGCGCTCGACGCGCCCTACAGCGCGGGCCGGCGAGGCGCGTCCTGGCTGAAGGTCAAGCCCGTGCACACCCTGGACCTGGTGGTGCTGGCCGCCGAGTGGGGCCACGGCCGGCGCACCGGCCGGCTGTCCAACCTCCACCTCGGCGCCCGCACCGAGGACGGCGGCTTCGCGATGCTCGGCAAGACCTTCAAGGGCATGACGGACGCGATGCTCGCCTGGCAGACCGGGCGGCTTCAGGAGCTGGCGGTCGAGGACGACGGCCGGGTGGTGCGGGTGCGCCCCGAACTCGTCGTGGAGATCGCCTACGACGGCCTGCAGCGCTCCACCCGCTATCCGGCCGGGGTCACCCTGCGCTTCGCCCGCGTGCTCCGCTACCGCGAGGACAAGCGCCCCGAGGAGGCGGACACCGTTCAGTCCCTGCTGGCAGCCCATCCGGAGGTCGGGCCATGACGGCGCGGACGGCGAGGCGCAGCGCGGGACTGCTGTTGTTCCGGCACACGGATCGGGGCCTGGAAGTGTTGCTCGGCCATATGGGCGGCCCGCTGTGGGCCAGGAAGGACGCGGGCGCCTGGACCGTGCCCAAGGGCGAGTACGACCCGGCGGAGCCGGCCTGGGAGGCGGCCCGGCGGGAGTTCCGCGAGGAGCTGGGGGTGGCGCCGCCGGACGGGGAGGCCGTACCGCTGGGCGAGGTCGTACAGCGCAACGGCAAGATCGTCACGGCCTGGGCGGTTGCGGCGGACTTCGACCCGGAGACGATCGAGCCGGGGACGTTCACCATGGAGTGGCCGCCGCGGTCCGGCCGGCTCCAGGAGTTCCCGGAGCTGGACCGGGTGGCGTGGTTCACCCCGGACCGGGCCCGTGCGGTGATCATCACGGCGCAGGCCGCGTTTCTCGACCGGCTGGCGGAGCACTCGGGCTGATCGGAGGACCTGTCGCGTTGCGGCTTGCCGGGCCGCGCGCGAAGGTCGAGACAAGCCCGCTCCCAGGGAGGTCGGTCATGCCCATCGCGACGGTGAACCCGGCGAACGGCGAGACGCTCAAGACGTACGAGCCCATGGACGAGGACGAGCTGGAACGCCGGCTGGAGCTGGCCGAGGCCACGTTCCGCACCTACCGGACGACCTCGTTCGCCGAGCGCGCCCGGTTGCTGGACAAGGCCGCCGAGCTGCTGGACGAGGACCAGCGGGAGATCGGCCGGGTCGTCACGACCGAGATGGGCAAACCCGTCCGGCAGGCCCGCGCGGAGGCGGCGAAGTGCGCCAAGGCGATGCGCTGGTACGCCGAGCACGCCGAACGGCTGCTGGCCGACGAGGAGCCCGCCGAGTCGGACGTGCGCGACTCGGGCGCCTCGCGGGTGCGGGTGCGCTACCGCCCGCTCGGCCCGGTGCTCGCCGTGATGCCGTGGAACTTCCCGCTGTGGCAGGTGGTCCGGTTCGCGGCGCCCGCCCTGATGGCCGGCAACGTGGGCCTGCTCAAGCACGCCTCCAACGTGCCGCAGACGGCCCTGTACCTGGAGGACCTCTTCCACCGGGCGGGCTTCCCGGAGGGCTGCTTCCAGACGCTGCTGATCGGCTCCGGCGCGGTGGACGACATCCTGCGCGACGAGCGGGTCAGGGCGGCCACCCTGACCGGCAGCGAACCGGCGGGCCGGGCGGTCGCGTCCACCGCCGGGGAGATGATCAAGAAGACGGTGCTGGAGCTGGGCGGCAGCGACCCGTACATCGTGATGCCCTCCGCCGACCTCGACCGCGCGGCCGAGGTCGCGGTGACCGCGCGGGTGCAGAACAACGGGCAGTCCTGCATCGCCGCGAAGCGGTTCATCGTGCACACCGACGTCTACGAGGCGTTCGCCGAGAAGTTCGTCGCGGGCATGCGGGCCCTGAAGGTCGGTGACCCGCTGGCGGAGGACACCGAGGTCGGGCCGGTCGCCAGCGAGCGGGGCCGCGCCGACCTGGAGGAGCTGGTCGACGACGCCCGGCGCGGCGGGGCGAGGGTGCTGTGCGGCGGCGAGCGGCCGGACGGGCCCGGCTGGTACTACCCGCCGACCGTGCTGTCCGGCATCACCCGGGAGATGCGCGTGCACCGCGAGGAGGCGTTCGGACCGGTCGCCACGCTGTACCGGGCGGACGACGTGGACGAGGCCGTGCTCATCGCCAACGACTCGCCGTTCGGCCTGAGTTCGAACGTGTGGACGCGGGACGAGGCCGAGGTCGAGCGGTTCACCCGGGACCTCGAGGCCGGTTCGGTGTACGTCAACGGGATGACCGCCTCCCACCCGGCGTTCCCGTTCGGCGGGGTGAAGCGCTCGGGGTACGGGCGTGAGCTGTCCGGGCACGGAATCCGGGAGTTCTGCAACATCACCACGGTTTGGCAGGGTGCGTGAGGGCCGCGCGGCTACCATCCCGTTCTGTGAACCGCGAAGTGACCCTGCCTCTGATCGTCGACGACCGCGGGGCCTTGCAGGTCTCCGCGGCCGACGTGAGTAAGTTGTTGCGGACCGTGGGCGCGCGATGGCTGCATCTGGTCGAGGCGGGCGAGCAGGGGCTCGACGAGGACACCGTGGCGGCGCTGACCATCGAGCTGGCCAAGCTGGCGGACCGGATCGACGTCGCGTGCATCGCGCACAGCAGCGGGACGCAGTAGGCCGCGCCCGAACGCCCTCACCACCCCGGCAGCCGGGCCGCGTCCGCCAGGCTCCCGCCCCATGCCCCGGCCGCCTGTGCTCAAGGCGCCCCCGCCGTGCCCACCGGGCCTCGGCCGCCCGCGGCCCGAACCGCCTGCCGTCCACGGCCCGAGCCCTCCCCGCCCGCGGCCCGTTCTCCTCGCCGCCGGGCCCTCAGGCATAACGGCCGGCCTGCCGTTTTCCCTCGTCCGGCCGCAGGAATCGCCCTGCGGGCCGGACCCCGGGGTCCCCGGTTCGGAGTAATCCAACGCGAGATCATCGCCCTCCCGGGTGACGGTGGGTGGAGCGCCCACAGAGGCGAACCCACCTTCTGACCGGCGGGCGAAGGCCCTGTCGGAACGCGGAAAGCAGGGACGGTTCATGGCGACCTTGTGCAAGCCCTCGGTGTCGGTCCCGGAGTACGTGATCACGATGGAGGAGACGCTGGAGCTGGCGCGCTCCCGCCACGCCGACCACCCACAACTGCCACTCGCCCTCAGGCTGATCGAGAACACCGGCGTCAAGACGCGGCACATCGTCCAGCCCATCGAGGAGACCCTGAAGCACCCGGGCTTCGAGGAGCGCAACAAGCTCTACGAGGCCGAGGCCAAGGCCCGGGTCCCCGCGGTGATCCAGCGCGCGCTGGACGACGCGGAACTGCTCACCAGTGACATCGACGTGATCATCTACGTGTCGTGCACGGGCTTCATGATGCCCTCGCTCACGGCGTGGCTGATCAACGAGATGGACTTCGACAGCACCACCCGTCAGCTCCCGATCGCCCAGCTGGGCTGCGCGGCCGGGGGCGCGGCGATCAACCGGGCGCACGACTTCTGCTCGGCCTACCCGCACGCCAACGCCCTCATCGTGGCCTGCGAGTTCTGCTCGCTGTGCTACCAGCCCACCGACCTCGGCGTCGGCTCGCTGCTCTCCAACGGGCTGTTCGGCGACGGCATCGCCGCCGCCGTGGTCCGCGGGCGCGGCGGCCGGGGCGTCACCCTGGAGCGCAACGGCTCCTACCTGATCCCGAAGACCGAGGACTGGATCGCCTACGACGTGCGCGCGACCGGCTTCCACTTCCTGCTGGACAAGCGGGTGCCGACCACCATGGAGCCGCTCGCCCCGGCCTTGCGGGAACTGGCCGGCACGCACGGCTGGGACGCGTCCGACCTGGACTTCTACATCATCCACGCGGGCGGTCCGCGCATCCTCGACGACCTGAGCAAGTTCCTCGAGGTCGACCCGCACGCCTTCCGGTTCAGCCGGGCCACGCTCACCGAGTACGGCAACATCGCGAGCGCCGTCGTCCTGGACGCGCTGCGCCGGCTGTTCGACGAGGGCGGCGCCGAGGACCGGGCCCGCGGGCTGCTCGCCGGGTTCGGCCCGGGGATCACCGCCGAGATGACGGTCGGGCGCTGGGCCGACGGGGACGGAGCCGGGCGGTGACCGCGCCGGCGCTCCCCGAGACCCTGCCCCCGGTACGGCACTGGCCGGCGCTCGACCTGCCCGGGACCGACTTCGACCCGGTACTGGCCGACCTGATGGCGGAGGGCCCGGTCACCCGCGTCCAGCTGCCGCACGGCGAGGGCTGGGCGTGGCTGGTCACCCGGTACGAGGACGTGCGCAGGGTGGCGGGCGACCCCCGCTTCAGCCGCGCGGCGGTCAGGGCCAAGCAGGTCACCCGGCTCGCCCCGCACTTCATCCCCGAACCGGGCGCGGTCGGCTTCCTCGATCCGCCCGAACACACCCGGCTGCGCCGCTCGGTGGCCGCCGCGTTCGGCGCCAAGGGCGTGGAGCGGGTGCGGGGGAAGGCGCGGGCCGAGCTGGCGGAGCTGGTCGACGAGCTGCTGCGCGGCGGTCCGCCCGCGGACCTGACCAGCGCGGTGCTCGGCCCGTTCCCGATCGCGGTGATCTGCGAGCTGATGGGCGTCCCGGCCGGCGACCGGCACGCCCTGCACACCTGGACCGGGCTGATCCTCTCGTCCTCGCACGGCAAGCGGATCAGCGAGCGGGCCAAGCGGGAGATGGCCGCGTACTTCGCCGAGCTGATCGGGCGGCGCGAGCACGGCACCGGCGAGGACGTCACCTCGCTGCTGGGCGCCGCGGTGGGCCGTGCGGAGATCACGCTGGACCAGGCCGTCGGCCTCGCCGTCCTCCTCCAGATCGGCGGCGAGGCGGTCACCAGCAACAGCGGGCAGCTCTTCTACCTGCTGCTGACCCGCCCCGCGCTGCTGCGGCGGCTGCGCGCGGAGCCGGAGCTCAGGCCCCGGGCGATCGATGAACTCCTGCGCTACATCCCGCACCGCAACGCGGTCGGGCTGTCCCGCGTCGCCCTGGAGGACGTGGACATCGGCGGGGTCCGCATCCGCGCGGGCGACCCGGTCTACGTCTCGTACCTGGCCGCCAACCGCGACCCCGAGGTCTTCCCCGACCCGGACGCCATCGACTTCTCCCGCAGCCCCAACCCGCACGCGGCCTTCGGCTTCGGCCCGCACTACTGCCCGGGCGGCATCCTGGCCCGGATGGAGGAGGAGCTGCTGACGGACGCCCTGCTGGACCGGGTGCCGGGGCTGAGACTGGCCGTACCGCCGGATCAGGTCCCGTTCCGCAAGGGCGTGTTGATCCGGGGCCCCGAGGCCCTTCCGGTGACGTGGTGAGGCGCTCATGACCGAGACCGAGGGACTGTACGTGCCACCGGGGCACGGCCGTGTCGTCGAGACCCCGGCCCAGCGGGTGACGTTCAAGGTCACCGGCACCCATTCGCGGATGGCCTCCACCTTCGAGGTGGAGGTGCCGCCCGGCTTCGACGTGGGCGCCCATGTGCACACGCGCAGCGAGGAGTTGTTCTACGTCCT
This sequence is a window from Streptomyces rubradiris. Protein-coding genes within it:
- a CDS encoding acyl-CoA dehydrogenase family protein translates to MTDLLYSEEEEALRAAVRDLLTDHCPPAGVLARTESDAPHGRALWKSLAEDMGLAGLLVPEEQGGQGASHREAAVVLEELGRAVAPVPYLTSAVVATEALLACGDGELLSRLASGRTIGALAVGLHTGPATGVETVRLENGTLHGELTGIADAAVADVLLVPADDGGLYAVAADAVTVLPRISLDLTRPLATVRLAGAPGRRVGDTEPAVRRALRAAAGLLASEQLGVADWALAETVRYLKERKQFNRPVGGFQALKHRLARLWLEVVHLRAAARAAADALSTGQDTDVTVAVAQAYAAPVAVRATEEALQLHGGIGMTWEHPVHLYLKRAKADSIAYGTAGAHREALSALVDLQAP
- a CDS encoding acyl-CoA dehydrogenase family protein — encoded protein: MTDARELRGRTREFLAQHPPASTDRLDFLRARFDAGLAWVHYPEGLGGLGAPRSLQGVVDAELAAAGAPDNDPRRIGIGLGMAAPTILAYGTEEQKRRFLRPLWTGEEVWCQLFSEPGAGSDLAALGTRAVREGDTWVVNGQKVWTSSAHLARWAILIARTDPDVPKHQGITYFVCDMTDPGVEVRPLRQITGEAEFNEVFLTGVRIPDSRRLGAVGDGWRVAQTTLNNERVAIGGMAQPREGGMIGPVAKTWRERPELRTHDLHQRLLTLWVEAEVARFTGERLRQQLAAGQPGPEGAGMKLAFARLNQEISGLEVELRGEEGLLYDDWTLRRPEHVDFTGRDAGYRYLRSKGNSIEGGTSEVLLNIVAERVLGLPAEPRTDKDVAWKDLAR
- a CDS encoding NADPH:quinone oxidoreductase family protein, giving the protein MQAWQVHENGEPSEVMRLAETERPTPGDGQVLLRVRAANVNFPDALLCRGQYQVRPPLPFTPGVEICGETEDGRRVIANPALPYGGFAEYAVADARALLPAPDPLDDAEAAALHIGYQTGWFGLHRRARLEAGETLLVHAAAGGVGSAAVQLGKAAGATVIGVVGGEKKAAVARELGCDVVVDRRAEDVVAAVKEATGGRGADVIYDPVGGEAYTQSTKVVAFEGRIVVVGFAGGTIPAPALNHALVKNYSILGLHWGLYNTKNPALVRHCHEQLTELAARGAVKPLVSERVPLAGAAGAVQRVADGVTTGRIAVVPENGAAA
- a CDS encoding helix-turn-helix domain-containing protein, producing MSTDDVLAEVGPRLRRLRKEREVTLAALSEATGISVSTLSRLESGLRKPSLELLLPIAQAHQVPLDELVGAPPVGDPRVRARPITRHGRTLYPLTRQPGGLQAYKVVEPQRGAEPDPRTHEGYEWLYVLAGRLRLVLGQHDVVLSPGEAAEFDTRVPHWFGPAGDGPVEFLSLFGPQGERMHVRARPARS
- a CDS encoding NAD(P)/FAD-dependent oxidoreductase is translated as MTENYEVVVVGGGAAGLSAALVLGRSRRRTLVVDAGEPRNAPSAHMQGYLSRDGMSPAEFLAVGRAEIARYGVELVEGRVVDARRDTDFTVVLAGGRAVRARRLVIATGLRDELPPVPGLAGRFGRDVLHCPYCHGWEMRDLPTGVLATSPLSVHQALMVTQWSKDVRLFLHRVDEAELTDQDLRRLAAAGVGVVPGEVAELVVTDDRLTGVRLSDGTVHDRAVLYAAPRAVPHNDLLVKLGADMRETPFGSYPVIDERGLTSVPGLWAAGNASGPTEQVVNAASRGYRAGVAINAELLMSDLDESAP
- a CDS encoding ATP-dependent DNA ligase; the protein is MLLTRLAEVSREVAATAARSRKTALLAQLFREAGPEDVPIVIPYLAGRLPQGRLGVGWKVLGRPVPPAAEPTLTVREVDARLGELGKVAGPGAQAERSRIVGELMGAATEAEQRFLLGLLTGEVRQGALDAVAVEGLAQATGADSADVRRAVMLAGSLQAVAEALLGEGPAALERFRLTVGRPVLPMLAHSASSVAEAVRKLGACAVEEKLDGIRVQVHRDGDRVRVHTRTLDDITGRLPEVTAAALELPSEGFILDGEVISFDAAGRPRSFQETAGRVGSRSDVARAAEEVPVSPVFFDALAVDGRDLLDLPFAERHAELARLVPEPMRVRRTLVAGPEDLAEAERFLADTLARGHEGVVVKALDAPYSAGRRGASWLKVKPVHTLDLVVLAAEWGHGRRTGRLSNLHLGARTEDGGFAMLGKTFKGMTDAMLAWQTGRLQELAVEDDGRVVRVRPELVVEIAYDGLQRSTRYPAGVTLRFARVLRYREDKRPEEADTVQSLLAAHPEVGP
- a CDS encoding NUDIX domain-containing protein, whose product is MTARTARRSAGLLLFRHTDRGLEVLLGHMGGPLWARKDAGAWTVPKGEYDPAEPAWEAARREFREELGVAPPDGEAVPLGEVVQRNGKIVTAWAVAADFDPETIEPGTFTMEWPPRSGRLQEFPELDRVAWFTPDRARAVIITAQAAFLDRLAEHSG
- a CDS encoding NADP-dependent succinic semialdehyde dehydrogenase; protein product: MPIATVNPANGETLKTYEPMDEDELERRLELAEATFRTYRTTSFAERARLLDKAAELLDEDQREIGRVVTTEMGKPVRQARAEAAKCAKAMRWYAEHAERLLADEEPAESDVRDSGASRVRVRYRPLGPVLAVMPWNFPLWQVVRFAAPALMAGNVGLLKHASNVPQTALYLEDLFHRAGFPEGCFQTLLIGSGAVDDILRDERVRAATLTGSEPAGRAVASTAGEMIKKTVLELGGSDPYIVMPSADLDRAAEVAVTARVQNNGQSCIAAKRFIVHTDVYEAFAEKFVAGMRALKVGDPLAEDTEVGPVASERGRADLEELVDDARRGGARVLCGGERPDGPGWYYPPTVLSGITREMRVHREEAFGPVATLYRADDVDEAVLIANDSPFGLSSNVWTRDEAEVERFTRDLEAGSVYVNGMTASHPAFPFGGVKRSGYGRELSGHGIREFCNITTVWQGA
- a CDS encoding DUF6213 family protein — translated: MNREVTLPLIVDDRGALQVSAADVSKLLRTVGARWLHLVEAGEQGLDEDTVAALTIELAKLADRIDVACIAHSSGTQ